From the genome of Bombyx mori chromosome 16, ASM3026992v2, one region includes:
- the LOC101736448 gene encoding cytochrome b-c1 complex subunit 6, mitochondrial yields the protein MSDKFVPVVKAEETEEEELVDPQQSLREECSQKPDAQNMWAKYQECNDRVNSRSKTAETCEEELIDYVHVLDKCVTKDLFKRLK from the exons ATGTCTGACAAATTCGTTCCCGTGGTTAAGGCAGAGGAAACAGAGGAGGAGGAGTTGGTGGATCCGCAGCAGTCTCTTAGG gaAGAGTGTTCCCAAAAGCCTGATGCCCAAAACATGTGGGCTAAATATCAAGAGTGCAATGATCGTGTAAACTCCAGATCTAAAACTGCAGAAACCTGTGAAGAAGAACTCATTGACTATGTCCATGTTCTTGACAAATGCGTCACCAAGGACTTGTTTAAGAGGCTAAAGtaa